TCGGCGAGAGCGCCGAGTTCCTCGCCCAGACTCTCGATCGCATCCTGTCGCAGGAGGAAGGGGACGTGGTTCTCGACCTCGAGCAGATCAACTACATCGATTCCACCGGAATCGGTGAGCTGGTGGGCTACCTGGGGCGATTTGGTGAGCGCCAGCGCAAGATGGTGCTGGTGCGGCCATCGGAGCGCATTCACAAGCTGCTCGAGCTCGCCAACCTGTTGCCGTTGTTCCAGATCTACGAATCCGTGGACGCGGCGCTG
This portion of the Acidobacteriota bacterium genome encodes:
- a CDS encoding STAS domain-containing protein codes for the protein MIVSKSRHPQGIVLRVEGVIKLGESAEFLAQTLDRILSQEEGDVVLDLEQINYIDSTGIGELVGYLGRFGERQRKMVLVRPSERIHKLLELANLLPLFQIYESVDAALGTAD